Proteins encoded in a region of the Pseudomonas shahriarae genome:
- a CDS encoding carbon-nitrogen hydrolase family protein, with translation MSFAVIQMVSQSDVLANLAQARRLLEQAAAGGAQLAVLPENFAAMGRRDVAAIGHAEAVGEGPILPWLKLAARDLNLWIVAGTLPLPPLGQPDAKSNACSLLIDAQGQIVARYDKLHLFDVDVADARGRYRESDDYAYGNQVVVADTPVGRLGLTVCYDLRFPELYSELRAAGAELITAPSAFTAVTGAAHWDVLIRARAIETQCYLLAAAQGGVHPGPRETFGHGAIIDPWGRVLAQQDQGEAVLLAERDSSEQASIRARMPVAGHRRFFSQGAQRPASER, from the coding sequence ATGTCCTTTGCGGTAATCCAGATGGTCAGCCAGAGTGATGTTCTGGCCAACCTGGCCCAGGCCCGGCGGTTGCTGGAGCAGGCGGCGGCGGGGGGCGCGCAACTGGCAGTGCTGCCGGAAAACTTCGCCGCCATGGGCCGCCGTGACGTGGCCGCTATCGGCCACGCCGAAGCTGTGGGCGAGGGGCCGATCCTGCCGTGGTTGAAACTGGCCGCCCGTGACCTCAACTTATGGATAGTGGCCGGTACCTTGCCGTTGCCCCCGCTCGGGCAGCCCGACGCCAAGTCCAATGCGTGCTCGCTGTTGATCGACGCGCAGGGGCAGATTGTGGCGCGCTACGACAAGCTGCATCTATTCGACGTGGACGTGGCGGATGCGCGCGGTCGTTATCGCGAATCTGACGACTATGCTTACGGTAACCAGGTAGTGGTGGCCGATACGCCGGTTGGGCGCCTGGGGCTGACGGTCTGTTATGACCTGCGCTTCCCCGAGTTGTACAGCGAATTGCGTGCGGCGGGGGCCGAATTGATTACTGCGCCTTCGGCCTTTACGGCGGTAACGGGGGCTGCGCACTGGGATGTGCTGATCCGGGCCCGGGCCATAGAAACCCAGTGCTATCTGCTGGCGGCCGCCCAGGGCGGTGTGCATCCGGGGCCACGGGAAACATTTGGCCATGGGGCAATTATCGACCCATGGGGGCGCGTACTGGCGCAACAAGATCAAGGCGAAGCGGTGTTGTTGGCCGAACGCGATAGCAGCGAACAAGCGTCGATACGGGCGCGCATGCCGGTGGCAGGCCACCGGCGCTTTTTCTCGCAGGGCGCACAGCGACCTGCTTCAGAACGATGA
- the tldD gene encoding metalloprotease TldD: protein MSELLSSVSEHLLAPGGVTIESLQTVLGDLAGPGIDAADLYFQGQISESWSLEDGIVKDGSFNLDQGVGVRAQSGEKTGFAYSNAITLEALGLAARAARSISRAGQHGTVQAFSTQDVAQLYGPDNPLEVMTRAEKVELLKRVDAATRALDPRIQQVSVSMAGVWERILVASTDGSLAADVRPLVRFNVSVIVEQNGRRERGGHGGGGRTDYRYFLTDDRAMGYAREALRQALVNLEAIPAPAGTLPVVLGSGWSGVLLHEAVGHGLEGDFNRKGSSAYSGRMGEMVASKLCTIVDDGTLAGRRGSLSVDDEGTPTECTTLIENGVLKGYMQDKLNARLMGVARTGNGRRESYAHLPMPRMTNTYMLAGESDPAEIIASVKRGIYCANLGGGQVDITSGKFVFSTSEAYLIEDGKITAPVKGATLIGNGPEAMSKVSMVGNDLALDSGVGMCGKDGQSVPVGVGQPTLKIDAITVGGTGS, encoded by the coding sequence ATGAGCGAGTTGTTGTCCTCAGTCAGTGAACACCTCCTGGCGCCCGGTGGCGTGACCATCGAAAGTCTGCAAACCGTACTGGGTGACCTGGCCGGGCCGGGTATTGATGCTGCAGACCTGTATTTCCAGGGGCAGATTTCCGAGTCATGGTCCCTGGAAGACGGGATCGTCAAGGACGGCAGCTTCAACCTTGACCAAGGGGTTGGCGTGCGCGCGCAGTCCGGTGAGAAGACCGGCTTTGCTTATAGCAATGCCATCACCCTCGAAGCCCTGGGCCTGGCCGCCCGCGCGGCGCGTTCGATTTCCCGCGCCGGGCAGCACGGCACCGTGCAGGCGTTCAGTACCCAGGACGTGGCCCAGTTGTACGGCCCGGATAATCCACTGGAAGTAATGACCCGTGCCGAAAAGGTCGAGTTGCTCAAGCGTGTGGATGCTGCAACCCGGGCCCTCGACCCGCGTATCCAGCAAGTGAGCGTGAGCATGGCCGGGGTCTGGGAGCGCATCCTGGTGGCGTCCACCGATGGCAGCCTGGCGGCCGATGTGCGCCCGCTGGTGCGCTTTAATGTCAGTGTGATCGTCGAGCAGAACGGGCGTCGCGAGCGCGGCGGCCACGGTGGCGGTGGGCGTACGGATTATCGCTATTTCCTCACCGACGACCGCGCCATGGGCTATGCCCGCGAGGCGTTGCGCCAGGCGCTGGTCAACCTGGAAGCCATTCCGGCGCCAGCGGGTACGCTGCCGGTGGTCCTGGGTTCGGGCTGGTCCGGGGTTTTGCTGCATGAAGCGGTGGGGCATGGCCTGGAAGGTGACTTCAACCGCAAGGGCAGCTCCGCCTACAGCGGGCGCATGGGCGAAATGGTCGCCTCCAAGCTCTGCACCATTGTCGACGACGGTACATTGGCCGGTCGCCGTGGTTCCCTGAGCGTCGACGACGAAGGTACGCCGACCGAGTGCACCACGTTGATCGAAAATGGCGTGCTCAAGGGCTATATGCAAGACAAGCTCAACGCGCGCCTGATGGGCGTGGCGCGTACCGGCAACGGCCGTCGCGAGTCCTACGCGCATTTGCCGATGCCGCGCATGACCAACACCTACATGCTCGCGGGCGAAAGCGACCCGGCAGAGATCATTGCCTCGGTGAAGCGTGGGATCTATTGCGCCAATCTTGGTGGCGGCCAGGTGGATATCACCAGCGGCAAGTTTGTGTTCTCCACCAGCGAAGCCTATCTGATCGAAGACGGCAAGATCACCGCGCCGGTCAAGGGTGCAACCCTGATTGGCAACGGCCCGGAAGCCATGAGCAAGGTGTCGATGGTCGGTAACGACCTGGCGCTGGACAGCGGTGTGGGGATGTGTGGCAAGGATGGGCAGTCGGTGCCGGTGGGTGTCGGCCAGCCAACCCTGAAAATTGATGCGATCACCGTGGGTGGTACGGGGTCGTAA
- a CDS encoding YhdP family protein: MERLQRFFAALTRWGLGLCALLLVLAAVYVSLGRELTPLVAEYRAEVEAKAQAAVDMPLSIGSLEGRWSGFAPVLLAHDVMVGEGSSALRLDQVQVVPDLWASLLAWDVRIAHLEVSGLQLSVKEDQDGRWALQGLPVQDDQPLDPEQLLTRMQAVAKISLLDSQVTLQPFEQAPLTLTYVGLSLQTGATRQRLDARLTLPDGQPLALSLRTRIRASQWRDGEVQAYLSLPQSNWAQWIPAKLTRDWKLNELKAGGELWLTWAGGTLQSAAARLNAPQVKVRYAQRKPVSIHNLGLTAYLQRSDRGLKVVFDSLAMNLGDTRWESHLQLQQTLATDKAQETWNLQADRLDLTPITPLLNALAPLPEGVAKTVEALKATGVLRNVLVDYRPQETGDQRISFAANLERVGFDAYFGAPAARNVSGSISGDLGQGELRMDSKDFALHLYPIFAKPWQYIQANARLTWKLDEQGFTLIAPYIKVLGEEGKVAADFLIRLHFDHSQEDYMDLRVGMVDGDGRFTPKYLPAVLSPALDEWLRTAILKGAVDEGFFQYQGSLNHDAVTAARNISLFFKVHDAELAFQPGWPHVSKVTGEVFVEETGVRILASKGQLLDTKVKDIYVNIPHALPGHDSHLLLTGGFAGGLGDGLKILQEAPIGTASTFAGWKGEGDLQGSLDLDIPLAKGTEPKIVVDFKTDKAHLQLAEPTLDLNQLKGEFRFDSTKGLSGQNISAQAFDRPITAQIAAGGKPGNLSTRVTAKGQVTVKRLTDWLKVGQPLPVSGDIPYQLQLDLDGADSQLRVSSNLKGVAVDLPAPFGMSAGQGRASVFRMTLQGAERRYWFDYGELANFTFAAPANNFAQGRGELFLGDGDALLPGGKGLRIRGVLSELDIDPWKKLVDRYAGNDPSGNAKQLLSSADFKIGKLTGFGTQFDQVSLQLERKPAAWGLQLDSQQAKGAIGLPDAKGAPIAINLQYVKLPAVDPTVQADENAPDPLANIDPKDIPALDISIGQLLQGPDLIGAWSLKVRPTAKGMAFNNLDLGLKGMRLKGAGGWEGAPGASSSWYKGRLDGKNIADVLKGWGFAPTVTSQSFHLDVDGRWPGSPAWVGPKRFSGSLDASFRKGQFVEVEGGAQALRVFGLLNFNSIGRRLRLDFSDLLGKGLSYDRVKGLLAASNGVFVTREPIVLTGPSSNLELNGTLDLVADRVDAKLLVTLPVTNNLPIAALIVGAPAIGGALFLIDKLIGDRVSRFASVQYKVEGPWKDPKITFDKPFEKPQ; encoded by the coding sequence ATGGAGCGTCTACAACGCTTTTTTGCCGCACTGACCCGTTGGGGCCTTGGCCTGTGTGCATTGCTGTTGGTACTGGCGGCGGTCTACGTCAGCCTGGGCCGTGAATTGACGCCATTGGTGGCGGAGTACCGTGCCGAAGTCGAGGCCAAGGCGCAGGCGGCGGTCGACATGCCCCTGAGCATTGGCAGCCTGGAAGGGCGCTGGAGCGGCTTTGCCCCGGTCTTGCTGGCCCATGACGTGATGGTCGGCGAGGGCAGCAGTGCCTTGCGCTTGGACCAGGTGCAAGTGGTGCCCGATCTCTGGGCCAGCCTGCTGGCGTGGGATGTGCGCATTGCCCACTTGGAAGTCAGCGGGTTGCAGCTCAGTGTCAAGGAGGACCAGGACGGCCGTTGGGCGCTGCAAGGCCTGCCGGTGCAGGACGACCAGCCCCTGGACCCGGAACAACTGCTCACGCGCATGCAAGCGGTGGCGAAGATCTCGCTGCTCGACAGCCAGGTCACTTTGCAACCGTTTGAACAAGCGCCGCTGACCTTGACCTATGTGGGCCTGAGCCTGCAAACCGGTGCCACCCGCCAGCGCCTGGATGCACGCCTGACCTTGCCCGATGGGCAGCCGTTGGCCCTCAGCCTGCGCACGCGGATCCGCGCTAGCCAGTGGCGCGATGGTGAAGTCCAGGCCTACCTGAGCCTGCCCCAGAGCAATTGGGCGCAATGGATTCCGGCGAAGTTGACCCGGGACTGGAAACTCAATGAGCTGAAAGCCGGCGGCGAACTCTGGCTGACCTGGGCCGGCGGAACGCTGCAAAGCGCCGCCGCGCGGCTCAATGCGCCGCAAGTGAAGGTGCGGTATGCCCAGCGCAAACCCGTGAGCATCCACAACCTGGGCCTGACGGCCTACCTGCAACGCAGTGATCGCGGCCTTAAGGTGGTCTTCGACTCGCTGGCCATGAACCTGGGCGACACCCGTTGGGAGTCGCACCTGCAATTGCAGCAAACCCTGGCCACCGACAAGGCCCAGGAAACCTGGAACCTTCAGGCCGACCGCCTGGACCTGACGCCGATCACCCCCTTGCTCAACGCCCTGGCACCATTGCCCGAGGGGGTTGCCAAGACCGTCGAAGCGTTGAAAGCCACGGGCGTGCTGCGCAATGTCCTGGTGGATTATCGTCCCCAGGAGACGGGCGATCAGCGCATCAGCTTTGCCGCCAACCTCGAGCGGGTGGGCTTTGATGCGTATTTCGGCGCACCGGCGGCCCGCAATGTCTCCGGCAGCATCAGCGGCGACCTGGGCCAGGGCGAGCTGCGCATGGACAGCAAGGACTTTGCCTTGCACCTGTACCCGATTTTCGCCAAGCCCTGGCAGTACATCCAGGCCAACGCGCGCCTGACGTGGAAGCTGGATGAACAAGGCTTCACGCTGATCGCACCGTATATCAAGGTGCTGGGGGAAGAGGGCAAGGTCGCGGCGGACTTCCTGATTCGCCTGCATTTCGATCATAGCCAGGAAGACTACATGGACCTGCGGGTCGGCATGGTCGATGGCGATGGACGCTTTACCCCCAAATACCTGCCGGCGGTGTTGAGCCCGGCCCTGGATGAATGGCTGCGTACGGCCATTCTCAAGGGCGCGGTCGATGAAGGCTTCTTCCAGTATCAAGGTTCGTTGAACCACGATGCGGTGACGGCGGCGCGCAATATCAGCCTGTTCTTCAAGGTGCATGACGCCGAGCTGGCGTTCCAGCCTGGCTGGCCCCATGTGAGCAAGGTGACCGGTGAAGTGTTTGTCGAAGAAACCGGTGTGCGCATCCTGGCCAGCAAGGGGCAATTGCTCGACACCAAGGTCAAGGATATCTACGTCAACATTCCCCATGCGCTTCCTGGCCATGACAGTCATCTGCTGCTGACGGGCGGGTTTGCCGGTGGGCTGGGTGACGGCCTGAAGATCCTGCAGGAAGCCCCCATCGGCACGGCGTCGACGTTTGCCGGCTGGAAAGGCGAGGGCGACCTGCAAGGTTCACTCGACCTGGACATCCCCCTGGCCAAAGGCACCGAGCCGAAAATCGTGGTGGACTTCAAGACTGACAAGGCGCACCTGCAACTGGCCGAGCCGACCCTGGACCTGAACCAGCTCAAGGGCGAATTCCGCTTCGACAGCACCAAGGGCCTGAGTGGCCAGAACATCAGTGCCCAGGCCTTTGACCGGCCGATCACGGCGCAGATTGCTGCCGGTGGCAAGCCGGGCAATCTCAGCACGCGGGTCACCGCCAAGGGCCAGGTGACTGTCAAGCGCCTCACCGACTGGCTGAAAGTCGGCCAGCCGCTGCCGGTGTCCGGGGATATCCCGTATCAACTGCAACTGGACCTGGACGGTGCCGACAGCCAGTTGCGGGTCAGTTCCAACCTCAAGGGCGTGGCGGTGGATTTGCCTGCTCCGTTTGGCATGTCCGCCGGTCAGGGCCGCGCCAGTGTGTTCCGCATGACCTTGCAGGGCGCAGAGCGACGCTACTGGTTTGATTACGGCGAGCTGGCGAACTTTACCTTTGCAGCCCCGGCGAACAACTTTGCCCAGGGCCGTGGCGAACTGTTCCTCGGGGATGGCGATGCCTTGCTGCCCGGTGGCAAGGGCCTGCGGATTCGCGGCGTGCTGTCGGAGCTGGATATAGATCCGTGGAAGAAACTGGTGGACCGCTACGCCGGCAATGATCCGAGTGGCAATGCCAAGCAACTGTTGAGCAGTGCCGATTTCAAGATCGGCAAGCTGACAGGCTTTGGTACTCAATTCGACCAGGTCAGCCTGCAACTGGAGCGCAAGCCCGCGGCCTGGGGGCTGCAGCTCGACAGCCAGCAAGCCAAGGGGGCTATTGGCCTGCCGGATGCCAAGGGCGCACCCATCGCCATCAATCTGCAATACGTGAAGCTACCGGCGGTTGACCCCACGGTACAGGCCGACGAGAACGCGCCTGATCCCCTGGCGAACATTGATCCCAAGGACATTCCGGCGCTGGATATTTCCATTGGCCAGTTGTTGCAGGGGCCCGACTTGATCGGTGCCTGGTCCTTGAAGGTGCGCCCGACGGCCAAGGGCATGGCTTTCAACAACCTCGACCTGGGCCTCAAGGGTATGCGGCTCAAGGGGGCCGGTGGCTGGGAAGGGGCGCCGGGCGCCAGCAGCAGTTGGTACAAGGGGCGCCTGGACGGCAAGAATATCGCCGATGTGCTTAAAGGCTGGGGCTTCGCGCCCACCGTGACCAGCCAGAGCTTCCATCTGGATGTTGATGGACGCTGGCCGGGTTCGCCTGCGTGGGTTGGGCCCAAGCGGTTTTCCGGGAGCCTGGATGCATCGTTCCGCAAGGGCCAGTTTGTCGAGGTCGAGGGCGGTGCCCAGGCGTTGCGGGTGTTTGGTCTGCTGAACTTCAACTCGATTGGCCGGCGTTTGCGCCTGGACTTCTCGGACTTGCTCGGCAAGGGCCTGAGCTACGATCGGGTCAAGGGCCTGCTGGCCGCCAGCAATGGTGTGTTTGTGACCCGTGAGCCGATTGTTCTCACCGGGCCGTCGAGCAACCTGGAGCTTAACGGCACCCTGGACCTGGTGGCTGACCGTGTCGATGCCAAGTTGCTGGTGACCCTGCCGGTGACCAACAACCTGCCGATCGCCGCGTTGATCGTGGGGGCACCGGCCATTGGCGGCGCACTGTTCCTGATCGACAAACTGATTGGCGATCGGGTCTCGCGTTTTGCCAGCGTCCAGTACAAGGTGGAAGGGCCATGGAAAGATCCAAAAATCACCTTCGACAAGCCATTTGAAAAACCGCAATAA
- the rng gene encoding ribonuclease G: MSEEILINITPMESRVAVVENGVLQEVHVERTQKRGIVGNIYKGKVVRVLPGMQAAFVDIGLDRAAFIHASEISLREGPAVESISALVHEGQSLVVQVTKDPIGSKGARLTTQLSIPSRYLVYMPRTAHVGISLKIEDEGERERLKKVVSDCVAAEGIKEAGGFILRTAAEGAGADEILMDIRYLRRLWDQIAAQIKTVGAPSVIYEDLGLALRTLRDLVSPKIEKIRIDSRETFQRTTQFVAELMPEIADRLEHYPGERPIFDLYGVEDEIQKALERKVPLKSGGYLVVDPAEAMSTIDVNTGAFVGHRNLEETIFKTNLEAATAIARQLRLRNLGGIIIIDFIDMEDEEHQRQVLRTLEKQLERDHAKTNIIGITELGLVQMTRKRTRESLEQVLCEPCSSCQGRGKLKTPETVCYEIFREILREARAYQAEGYRVLANQKVVDRLLDEESGNVAELEGFIGRTIRFQVETMYSQEQYDVVLL; the protein is encoded by the coding sequence ATGAGTGAAGAGATTCTGATCAATATCACGCCGATGGAATCGCGCGTGGCGGTGGTAGAAAACGGTGTTTTGCAGGAAGTGCACGTCGAGCGCACCCAGAAGCGCGGGATCGTTGGCAATATCTATAAAGGTAAGGTTGTGCGGGTGTTGCCGGGCATGCAGGCAGCCTTTGTCGATATCGGCCTGGACCGTGCCGCATTTATCCATGCCTCGGAAATCTCCCTGCGCGAAGGCCCAGCGGTCGAGAGCATCAGCGCCCTGGTGCACGAAGGGCAGAGCCTGGTGGTGCAAGTCACCAAAGACCCGATTGGTTCCAAGGGCGCGCGCCTGACCACGCAATTGTCGATTCCTTCGCGTTACCTGGTGTACATGCCGCGCACCGCCCACGTCGGTATTTCCCTGAAAATCGAAGACGAAGGTGAGCGTGAGCGCCTGAAAAAGGTGGTCAGCGATTGCGTGGCGGCCGAAGGTATCAAAGAGGCGGGCGGCTTTATCCTGCGCACCGCCGCCGAAGGTGCCGGTGCCGATGAAATTCTCATGGACATCCGCTACCTGCGGCGCCTGTGGGACCAGATCGCGGCCCAGATCAAGACCGTCGGCGCGCCGAGTGTCATCTACGAAGACCTGGGCCTGGCCCTGCGAACCCTGCGTGATCTGGTCAGCCCGAAGATCGAGAAAATCCGCATCGACTCGCGGGAAACCTTCCAGCGCACCACGCAATTTGTCGCCGAACTGATGCCGGAAATCGCCGATCGCCTGGAACACTACCCCGGCGAACGGCCGATTTTCGACCTGTATGGCGTCGAGGACGAAATCCAGAAGGCCCTGGAGCGCAAGGTGCCGCTCAAGTCCGGTGGCTACCTGGTGGTCGACCCGGCCGAAGCCATGAGCACCATTGACGTCAACACCGGCGCCTTCGTCGGCCATCGCAACCTTGAAGAAACCATCTTCAAGACCAACCTCGAAGCCGCCACCGCCATTGCCCGTCAACTGCGCCTGCGCAACCTGGGCGGGATCATCATCATCGACTTCATCGACATGGAAGATGAAGAACACCAGCGCCAGGTGTTGCGCACCCTTGAAAAGCAGCTGGAGCGCGATCACGCCAAGACCAACATCATCGGGATCACCGAGTTGGGCCTGGTACAGATGACCCGCAAGCGCACCCGCGAAAGCCTTGAGCAAGTGCTGTGCGAGCCGTGCAGCAGTTGCCAGGGGCGCGGAAAGTTGAAGACCCCGGAAACGGTTTGCTACGAGATTTTCCGGGAAATTCTACGAGAGGCACGCGCTTACCAGGCCGAGGGTTATAGAGTCCTGGCCAATCAGAAGGTGGTTGATCGGTTGCTCGACGAAGAGTCGGGCAACGTTGCGGAACTGGAGGGCTTTATTGGCCGTACCATCCGTTTCCAGGTCGAAACCATGTATTCCCAGGAACAATACGACGTGGTGCTGCTCTGA
- the pmbA gene encoding metalloprotease PmbA — protein MSAAQSVGPQALPALQEQVEQIIAEAKRQGASACEVAVSLEQGLSTSVRQREVETVEFNRDQGFGITLYVGQRKGSASTSASGPEAIRETVAAALAIAKHTSEDEASGLADAALMARDLKDFDLFHAWDITPEQAIEKALACEAAAFDADSRIKNADGTTLSTHQGCRVYGNSHGFIGGYASTRHSLSCVMIAEADGQMQRDYWYDVSRQGELLADPVSIGQRAAQRAASRLGARPVPTCEVPVLFSAELAGGLFGSFLGAISGGNLYRKSSFLEGALGQKLFPEWLTLDERPHLMRAMGSSAFDGDGLATYAKPFVENGELVSYVLGTYAGRKLGLPSTANAGGVHNLFVTHGDEDQAALLRRMGRGLLVTELMGHGLNMVTGDYSRGAAGFWVENGEIQFAVQEVTIAGNMRDMFKQIVAVGNDLELRSNIRTGSVLIERMTVAGS, from the coding sequence ATGAGTGCAGCCCAAAGCGTCGGTCCACAAGCGTTACCGGCACTGCAGGAACAAGTTGAGCAGATCATCGCCGAGGCCAAGCGCCAGGGCGCCAGTGCCTGTGAAGTGGCGGTGTCGCTGGAGCAGGGCCTGTCGACTTCGGTACGCCAGCGGGAAGTGGAAACCGTTGAGTTCAACCGCGACCAGGGTTTTGGCATCACCTTGTATGTGGGGCAGCGCAAAGGCTCGGCCAGCACTTCGGCCAGCGGCCCGGAAGCGATTCGCGAGACGGTTGCCGCCGCACTGGCGATTGCCAAGCACACCTCCGAAGACGAGGCCTCGGGTTTGGCGGATGCGGCCTTGATGGCGCGGGATCTCAAGGATTTCGACCTGTTTCACGCCTGGGATATCACTCCCGAGCAGGCCATCGAAAAGGCCCTGGCCTGCGAAGCCGCGGCGTTTGATGCCGACAGCCGGATCAAGAATGCCGATGGCACCACCCTGAGCACCCACCAGGGTTGCCGGGTGTATGGCAACAGCCACGGGTTTATCGGCGGCTATGCGTCGACGCGCCATAGCTTGAGCTGCGTGATGATCGCCGAGGCCGATGGCCAGATGCAGCGTGACTACTGGTATGACGTGAGTCGCCAGGGTGAGCTGTTGGCGGACCCGGTGAGCATCGGCCAGCGCGCCGCGCAACGGGCGGCGAGCCGCCTGGGCGCGCGCCCGGTGCCGACGTGCGAAGTGCCGGTATTGTTTTCGGCGGAACTGGCGGGTGGTCTGTTCGGCAGCTTTCTCGGGGCGATTTCCGGGGGCAACCTGTACCGCAAATCGTCGTTCCTTGAAGGCGCGCTGGGGCAGAAGCTGTTTCCTGAGTGGCTGACCCTGGACGAACGCCCGCACCTGATGCGCGCCATGGGCAGCTCGGCCTTTGATGGCGACGGCCTGGCAACCTACGCCAAGCCGTTTGTCGAGAATGGTGAGCTGGTGTCCTACGTGCTTGGCACCTACGCCGGGCGCAAGCTCGGTCTGCCGAGTACCGCCAACGCCGGTGGGGTTCACAACCTGTTCGTGACCCATGGTGACGAAGACCAGGCGGCGCTCCTGCGGCGCATGGGCCGTGGTTTGCTGGTGACCGAGCTGATGGGCCACGGCTTGAACATGGTGACGGGTGATTATTCCCGAGGCGCGGCGGGGTTCTGGGTGGAGAATGGCGAAATCCAGTTCGCGGTCCAGGAAGTGACCATCGCCGGCAATATGCGCGACATGTTCAAGCAGATCGTCGCCGTGGGTAACGATCTGGAATTGCGCAGCAATATCCGCACCGGCTCGGTGCTGATCGAACGCATGACCGTCGCCGGCAGCTAA
- the mreD gene encoding rod shape-determining protein MreD has translation MAGTYSRNGWMVWLTFAIGMLLSVSPMPQFMEILRPLWLALLLAFWALALPHKVGMVTAMCLGLAEDVMYGTLLGQNALILTLITFLVLSLQQRLRMFPMWQQCLVILVIFGLAQLVQLWLSALTGNRQPTLALVLPALVSALLWPWVSFGLRGLCRRYKIN, from the coding sequence ATGGCCGGTACATATTCACGCAATGGTTGGATGGTCTGGTTGACCTTCGCCATCGGTATGTTGCTCAGCGTTTCGCCGATGCCGCAATTCATGGAAATCCTGCGTCCGCTGTGGCTGGCCTTGCTGTTGGCCTTCTGGGCCCTGGCCTTGCCGCACAAAGTCGGCATGGTCACCGCGATGTGCCTGGGGCTGGCTGAAGACGTGATGTATGGCACCTTGCTCGGCCAGAACGCCTTGATTCTCACGCTGATTACCTTCCTGGTGCTGTCGCTGCAGCAACGCCTGCGCATGTTTCCGATGTGGCAGCAATGCCTGGTGATCCTGGTGATCTTCGGTCTGGCCCAGTTGGTGCAACTGTGGCTTAGCGCCTTGACCGGTAACCGCCAGCCGACCCTCGCGCTGGTCTTGCCGGCGCTGGTCAGCGCGCTGTTGTGGCCATGGGTCAGCTTCGGTCTGCGTGGGTTGTGTCGCCGCTATAAAATCAATTGA
- a CDS encoding Maf family protein, with amino-acid sequence MQSLYLASGSPRRRELLTQIGVPFTVVNAAIDETPLGDESPASYVERLARGKAAAGLATLADTANACVLGADTAVILDGRILGKPVDQADALAMLLALSDREHEVLTAIALLDGQRCETRLVSSRVRFRQVSTQEATTYWHSGEPQDKAGGYAIQGLAAVFVAGLNGSYSAVVGLPVCETAELLGHFGIPCWQHLSVR; translated from the coding sequence ATGCAATCGCTTTATCTGGCCTCCGGCTCTCCTCGGCGGCGTGAACTGCTGACCCAGATTGGCGTGCCGTTCACCGTGGTCAACGCCGCTATTGATGAAACCCCCCTGGGCGACGAGTCGCCTGCGTCCTACGTCGAGCGCCTGGCCCGCGGCAAAGCCGCTGCAGGCCTGGCGACATTGGCCGATACCGCAAATGCCTGCGTGCTGGGGGCCGATACTGCCGTCATCCTGGATGGCCGGATCCTCGGCAAGCCCGTGGACCAGGCCGATGCCCTGGCCATGCTGCTGGCCCTTTCTGATCGTGAACACGAAGTCCTCACCGCCATTGCCCTGCTCGATGGTCAGCGCTGCGAAACGCGCCTGGTCAGCAGTCGCGTGCGCTTTCGTCAGGTTTCCACACAAGAAGCAACGACTTACTGGCACAGTGGTGAACCCCAGGACAAGGCGGGCGGCTATGCTATCCAAGGGTTGGCGGCGGTATTTGTCGCCGGGCTCAATGGCAGCTACTCGGCAGTCGTTGGCCTGCCGGTCTGCGAAACAGCAGAACTGCTGGGCCATTTCGGCATACCCTGTTGGCAACACCTTTCCGTGCGCTGA
- the yjgA gene encoding ribosome biogenesis factor YjgA has product MVDSYDDSLDGEKSKTQVKRELHALVDLGERLTTLKPDLIAKLPLTDEMRRALADAPKHTANIARKRHIMFIGKLMRDQDTDAILTLLDQLDASTRQYNERFHNLERWRDRLIGGDDAVLEKFVLDYPDADRQQLRSLIRQAQHELAQNKAPATSRKIFKYIRELDETQRGLR; this is encoded by the coding sequence ATGGTTGATTCTTACGACGACTCCCTCGATGGGGAGAAAAGCAAAACCCAGGTCAAACGCGAGCTGCATGCTCTGGTTGATCTCGGCGAGCGCCTTACAACACTCAAGCCGGACTTGATTGCCAAACTGCCACTGACCGACGAAATGCGCCGGGCCTTGGCGGATGCACCCAAGCACACCGCGAATATCGCGCGTAAACGGCACATCATGTTTATCGGCAAGCTGATGCGCGACCAGGACACTGACGCCATTCTGACTTTGCTCGATCAACTCGATGCTTCCACCCGCCAATACAACGAACGTTTCCATAACCTGGAACGTTGGCGTGACCGCCTGATCGGCGGTGACGACGCTGTATTGGAGAAGTTCGTCCTGGACTATCCGGACGCCGACCGCCAGCAACTGCGCTCCCTGATCCGTCAGGCCCAGCACGAACTGGCACAGAACAAGGCGCCGGCCACCAGCCGTAAAATCTTCAAGTACATCCGTGAGCTGGACGAGACTCAACGCGGCCTGCGCTGA